One Ctenopharyngodon idella isolate HZGC_01 chromosome 3, HZGC01, whole genome shotgun sequence genomic window, CCAATCATGTGTTTTTCTGGGAACATTGAATTACAGCGGTGGAGAGGCGGAGATGCCCGAATGAAAGGAGTCGTTGTTGGTGACGGGATGGAcagatgaaagagagagagagagagagagagagagagagagagagagagagagagagagagagagagagagatgaaagaCAGAGAGGATGAGAAATCActgtgacaaacacacacacacacacacatgatgtgAAAGATTCATAAAATCTAACCTTACTGTTgtcaaatgtgttgtttttgatatAGTGtactttaagtgcacttaaaatctttaaagtgttttttttttttaaataaaattgtatttgcagataatattaatgaaataaaaaatattaatgaaataaaaggctaCTTAAAGAGAGTGCACTTTCTTAACACACATTTAGAaagtaataatgtcaaattaaaagttttaatacTTTGTAAGGTAGCACTTTAGattaaggtttcattagttaacataaactaagagtgaacaatacttctacagcattgattaatctttgttaatttcaacatttactaattcattattaaaatcaaaagttgtatttgttaacattagttgtgaactaacaaacaatgaacagctggatttttattaactaacgttaacaaatactgtaacaaataatgtattgctcattgttagatAATGTtcattaatacattaactaatgctaactaatgaaaccttgttgtaaagttaccaaagcacattttaaatcattgttttaataaccTTCTGtcgtgctttaaagaagtacacttgttttgatgtgttgatagcatactaaagcacatgtaaaatacTTGATTATAGCTCtaatttttactgtaatgtgttatttgatattatatctaaagttaatacatttaaaatgaactaaattgcaactttatgactgcaaaatgacaaatatatttaaatacatgacatgcaAGTTTCAACAGAtatattacaaatgttttttactctttgttCCTGTTTTATAATTTGCTTTGTGcataaaatgcatgaatgtaaatgtaaacagaaatgacatcaagtttaccataaatgtcAGTACATTAATTAactatttcaaagacaataaataatggattacaAGATGTACTTAAGTTCAGCTAATGgatttaatatgaatttaaactgtaatacattttcatttcattgcaaataacatgcaatcAAGTGTCCGAAAGCATCTAGGTTCACTATATTCTTTTTAAGTAAAAGTATGCtgaagtgtacttctttttcacatggGAATCAGGTTTATGAGTTTAAGACTGTAACAGAATACTTCCCTTAGACTATAACactgaaacaaacattttctgaagagcgCTACACAAATGAATTGAATTGTTGGAGCAGCTTCGGCAGCTGTGTTTCACCATAGACCAGTGTGTAAATGAACGCACGACTGTCCTCCAGTGGCTTTATTTCATATAGTTCTGGGTGAAGATGATTATTTGCAGTGAAATGTGATCGCAGAACATTGGTATCTCATAACTGATGACCTTTAACCTTCAGAAGCACTGACACTAAACCAGATCTACGTCACACACACGTCAGACACTCAGAGTAACGCGTTATAGATGCATTGTCATGAttgttattgtgtgtgtgtgtttagttcCAGTGACACAAAGAATCTCCTCATAACAGACAGAACAACAAACGTGTCTCATTTCTGTCCAGTATAGTCTGTTATTTAGTGTCAAAACTGTGTGGCTTATCTATTATAGTAATCACTTATATTCGTGTTTAAGTCCCAAATATGTTACTGTTTGGATGttgttgattgttttttttttttttttttcataatccAATTTTAGTATGAATTGTCTTGAATATTAAACTGatagtttttgcttaaaacaagatcaaatatctgccaatggagccAAAAACACATCTTGTTCTTTTTGAATTATGTTTAAACTCACTTCtttttgatacattttctcagaaaacaagactttttCTTATCTTATTTATGATAAATCTTGATTTAAGCCTAAGAATGTActgtaaaacaagacaaaaacacagagagaaaaaaatagcgTTTTTAACAATAGGCTACAGATTCactgtagtaaaaaaaaaaaaagcagcgtCAACATTGCAAAATTGTTCAATCAGTATTCAGTAATTTCAATCAAATTTCAGTTCAGATGAGTTGTGTTGTGGTAGTCGTTACTCATTTGtgagtcgctttggataaatgaataaatgtcccGTTTGTGCTGTAGTTCCAGTGTTCTGGAGGCAGATGGCGCCGCTGAAGCGGTTCTGACCCACACCAGCTATCAAGTAATACAAAATGTAggctattaaagggatagttcacccaaaaatgatggGGGGAATGATACACTACATACACTAAGAATGCTAATATGTAAAAAACAATATTAGCATTCACACCAACGGACCATAACGGACCTTTCTTATTAAAAGCgcgtctgccgctttaaatccTCGCGcgctttaaagcaggatggattctgattggctgtcaatgtttttaaccGTTTGTCAGCTAAAAAAAACGCTCTGAAAATGATTTCAAAGATATATTTCTTCTGTGTCTTTATTGAtttagctgtggtgtggacttccctATAATCTCACAGAACTAGAACGTTTATCAAAACTTAAATCGTTAGCTATAGAGGAGAGCTTCGGATTTAGCGACGCATGTTTACATCTACaggaagagaaagagatgaTCTACAGACACAGGAAGGAGCGTTCGGGAGAATGGGGATGAAGGAAAgagagatggatggacggaGAGACGCGGGTGAGGGGAACAGCTCATAATTAGCAGTGCAGGGGGCAGTAAACGCTGACAATGAGCCTCTGTTACTGACCCACACAATACTGCACTATCAGTTTCATCACGCCTGTCTCACTctgcctgtctctctctctcttttactcAGTAATAAGCTCTGTCTCCCTCAGGCATGTATTCACAAACTTCTCTCTCTCCCAGAACCTTCTCCGTCAGAAGTTCTGCAGAGGTTAATCGACCGTCTGTGATGATGATCAGACAGGTTTTTGTCCGTATCGTTCCCGCTCTGCCTTTTTACCTCGTTaacgttaaaaaataaagtgttgtcATTTAGTGGGATATATTTCAATAAAAGTGTATATTAAAAATCTACTCTGGTCACTACTAAACATTATTAATTGATATTAGTCAGGGTGGCGCTTTATTTAATTTCGGACAGTAAATTCAACGGATTCTACCGTTATTTAATAGCCTAATACCGATAGTTCGGCATAACTAGCTAGCTTACTTGATTATCCTCCTATAAGTGAGGTAatgttatagtttttattcatattttatcatttttgaatgttttaatttttatattttaatattaatttactaggcctaaattaaaagttttagtttttgtagATATagttatttgttcatttttatttcagttttagtattgTAGTATAAGTGAGATGTTATTAGccctatagtttttattaatattttaaaatttttaatatttttattttttaattataaagttATAGTAGCCTGacagacccttttcacagactgtgatggcgcgttttaacggtcatcaatatcgtagatcctgcaaagttttttatattttcattttaaataaaggtaTGTagatttataacactatacattgtattatattacctttgcatcaaattacaaaaaaaaaaagtcttttgacttccgttatcaatcgctctctatttttttcatctttttgaaagtcatgaaaacattattgtggagtttttattttgctatttatgcaaatggaaacacaaaacatATATTTATCTAAGTCTCTCATTTACCGCTAAAacagtttacccaactatgacaacttccgcttctgagaaacccggaaatgtcTATCGTGttgtttttcctcatttttataagtagggtttttttttttttataagttttagtaattgtagtacatcaagttatactaaataataatgagaaacgtTTCTTTgtcaactagctgaaataaaatatgtttgaggtttgtacattttatttcacttaatgtttattttatttcaagaaacttttttttatggttttagttttagtttcagaCAACTTAACCTTGACTTGATTATTTACATGAGCAGAAAATGATTGTTCATAAACAGCTGAAGTTAGTCACTGGTTTTCAGTGACAAACTACCTATAGAAAACctcaaatgatgtcacttcctgtgccTGATGTTATTAAGAAACAGTTAAAGCAGCCTTACAAAAGGCTAGCGGGATGGAAAGTGGGAAAACGTGTAAATGAAAAAGAATATTcacaagaaaacacatttagattgaaacatttcaattaaagaaaaaaaaacaatgaagaaaTGTTATTGTCTCTCAATCTTTTTCCTAAACCTTGAGTTCAAAGGTCAGGGCTAGGGGCAAGAGTTCAGGGGTCTGCTGCATAACCTGCTTAGACATTACATGTTAGTCGTCTCATTTTTTTACCTTCAAGACcggtcaatttttttaaaatttaagtcagttgcataaaaacaaaatattgagaaGTAAGACTGATTATCTCTTGTTTAACTGCTGCTCTTTTTCTCTTCTGCTGCTGTCTGAGACGTTCAACCTACTAATGGACTGATTGATGTTAATTAGTGTGAGCAGGTGTAATAAACAGGTTAATATGTGGAGATGAATGAAACGTTGATAAACTCAAGTTTAACGCTGATGTTCATTGTTTTGACctataatgatttcagaagttAAAGCCAGCCACCCGTCACTGCTGATCTGGAGGCTGCGTTCAGTCTCACTGATAATAAGGTTGCGGTTGGTTAATGGCATTAGAAACTGATCTCAGACCAGCATTACAGGCTGCTATTTTACAGAGCAGTGATCTTAATGCCAGTGAATTAACTATGATGACATGCGGTGGTTGATGGTTGTGAGATGAAGTTTAAAAGGtgatacaattattattatttaatttttttttttaattctttattatcattatttatctctggaaagtttctcattattattattaacttatttattcattggtatttattctttttatttatcattattattctctgtaaacatttaaaaggtgctaaaatattatttatttatttatttattttttgttattattttatcattattctctttaaacttttaaaaggtgatacaattattatcattattattataattattatttaaaaaatattaattctttattattaccATTATTTTTCTCTGGAAagtttcttcttattattattattgttattaacttatttattcattggtatttattctttttatttatttattattgtcattatttttattctcttgaaacttttaaaaggtggtaaaaatattatttatttgttatattatttaaaattattattttattatcattattctcTGTAAACTGTTGAAAGGtgacattattaatattattattaaaaaaaaaaattctttattattattatttttctcaggaaagtttcttattattaacGTATTTATTcattagtatttattatttttacttttttccattattattattctctgtaaattttgctaaaatattatttatttgtttttttttttaattatttttatcattattctcTGTAAACGTTTAAACGGtgctaaatattatttatttatttgcatttattatttttaatttctgtattatttttatcatttatcatcatcattattattctCAGTAAACTTTTATAAtgtgcttaatatttgtgtgttaatttttaatatatttattgttgtcattattatattgttctctgtaaacttttaaaatgtgctAAATTACTATTTCTATCAATATTAATTTTCtgttaattttcttttaaaaggtGCTATATATTTAATACGTTGTTTTATACTATTTAATTCTTTTTAATCTATGCTTGTGCGTATTTGTAGAAAGCATCAGTGAGCAGCAGAGGGCGCTAGAGTGTCAGGTTTTTTTGCATAACAAGTTAGTTTtgagcgccatctgctggtgAGATTACAGAACTGCAGtcactgtgtgagtgtgtatgtgtagtTTATAGTAGTTgatgttgtttaaaatgttcgGCTGATGTTCTGACTCTAGCTCTATATTGTTCAGCAGTTTTATGTAAATCACAGGCTGATCCAGTGAACAGCTGTGCAGTTGTATCCGGTCATTTTccaggagtgtgtgtgtttgcatgtttcAGGAATTGAGTTTTAGACAAATGATTAACTGAAGCGTGGAGGTCATGTGATTACCGACCAGAGGTCGCCGTTCGAGTAAAAATCTGCTGGTGTGTTTAATATGGGCTTAGACATCCAAACATAGTGCAGtataaagatttatttatttcagtatgaCATTAGAAGGTGCAACACGACAAGATAAAGTGCATTTCAGGACTTTCAAGTAAAAGTTTCTCCATCAGAACATCATCTGGAAGATTTTCAAACGGGAAGACGCGCTTAGAAAAGGATCGTAAAAGATTCCCATCATGCAGCAGCAgctttatatatttacacacatcaGATTCACCCAGAAAAACAAGCACGATCAGAGGAAAAGCGTCTGGGGGAACGACTGATTGACAATCTAGTTTATACATTAAAGACTTGAGCGTTTTATCCCGCTACATCAGCTTATGTCGCCATGTCCATCTCTTCGAGTTCAGAGTTTCACAGTAAAGTTCAAAGTGCTTTTCCTCAAATATTCCACTGCATTAAACCTCATTCCCTTTTAAACGCTGGACGAGTCCAACACAAAACCATTATAATGATGTGCAACACACTTAACATGtaaaacaatcaaataaaatgaGCGAAGACCTAGGGTGAACGTATTCAGATACATATTGGTTgaatcccagctaacagggaacgttgtCAGAACGTTCTAACAAGGTTTTTCAAAGTTACGAAAAAACGTTCtttcagtaacgttaatagaacgttcgtttaaaacattgtttcaaatgttaagggaacattccattttatgggaacgttacttttgaatgttctctgaacgttctgaaacaagtatagggtcaatgatgtgacaggtcattttttgtccaaaggcctcaataataattaaaaccaaagatatgacatccaaagtatgtaaggtagtacaactagatcacttttattgaatccaaaaggttttaattatattttactacatataaaggtattttaaagattttgaagtctCAAAGTCAttaagtcatttggtttaactgtccaaaggccaatacagccatttcatttgtgattaaaatatcttaaaatgtaataaatgtatatattttttattctggcatgattttataacatcatatatcaacatagtgcaaaatggtattaaaattatgtgtagaagtcgttgctttgttaagACAAAGAATggccagaaaaatgaatttcattgatgtcatttggagtcatgcagtcaatatcatgtgacaggatgtgacatcattcagacacctgcaaaggaccacatggtcatgaagcaaagtaactaactatcttttaactatttgaaaaattaatgttttcaattgctcatatgcatgtcccgaaacatcaggtcattcggtacaaccgctataaaacatggaaaatgttgtaatattttaaaaacttgtactaaatataaaatgtttgattgtccttttgctagatagctagatatcagcctgttagcattgtctgaaaatatcatcattcggtataaccaaaagtgtcattcggtaaaaccgaaattttggttaaaccgaatgacttttttggtgacaaattttgtccatcttgtaaaaaatgacaaaagcagtgttaattgattataaaaaccacataatctcattcataacacttaataaaacttcaaaaataattatatctccatattatgtgtttttacacttttaaaaaccttattcatcaatgacccagtaacatttaaaaaacattagatgaacgtccaactaaaacattcagaaataagtTTTTTATAACTTGATGGGAAAGTTAGCCAAATGTTCTTGGAACTTagttttgttagctgggattgTCATTGTTTATCTTTATtgtcattatcattatttttatctaattcataatttttctacattttttacattgctTTGAAGatgaattcaaataaatgtctgTGATTCTTTCACCAGGATGGAAATTAATTTCAGACAATTTCATCTTTCCATCTCTCCAAACGTTCAAAAAATGGCAGAGCTGAAAGAAAAATCTATTCAAACAAACAGAACTTAgataaaactatataaatattgttGCGTTTACGTTCAAGTCTTTTGTTGAACTCACAGTTAACAATAAAGAAGCACATGGTACTACGGTAACTGTAGACGTGAACGCCGCGTGACGGTACAGTACAGGGAGAAACATCAGTCCGTCCTGAGCTCGTCTCCTTTGGTGACTTTATCTGtgcttcacttgtttcattcttGGCATCTTAGTCTGATTTTCTGTCATCAGTTTCATGGATGCGTCTGATCTCCACTGGAAGCCACATTATGTGCCCCTGCCTCGTGTGATCTCGTGAATGACCATTTAGGTGACATGACATGAGGTCACGACCTTTAGGGTCACGTGTTCCTTGAGGCCAAACACACCCACTTCCTCCTTTGGGAAGACTGCGATGAGCAAAGTACAAAACAAATGCAGGCAAGgcgaattatatatatatatatatatatatatatatatatatatatatatatatatatatataaacaatatatgtatttattcatataaatataataaatttaaataaataaatttagtaatttatataaatacatttattctttaTATACAAATGTTTAACTTatctaaattatttatatttatttatataagtaaattattcaaatgtatcatatttatataatacaatatattatatgcatttgtattaattattatataaataatacatttatgtaaataaattatatgtatattgatgtattttatttatttatataaattatgttagtataataaatttgaataatttactaatataaatatatttgtttatataaatatacatttatatgaacatttaaatatacatttaataatgaatgtattttttgtatatataatacatttatataaacacatttattatttatatatgaatgtattatatttttataagtaATGTTTTTCACATGTCTTTATGTTATGCATTTATacacaatgcatttatttatataaaagtattctattaatttataaattataatacatttgagtaatttacataatatatttatttgtacaaatatacatttatatataaataacatatatatttttataaatgtattgtttgtatataaatgtgCTTAAATAGAATacctttatataaataaatacatttaggatttgtaaataatataaatgtatttttgtttataaatgtattaatttatataacttatataaataaatatatttatatattattaattaaatactatatttatataaattaattatattgtatAAGTATAATACATTTGAGTAAATAATTAacttatgtaaatatttatttatatacattaattcatatataaataataaatgtatttatttttgtaaaggtggttaaataaatataaatgtatttacttgtgGGAATGTCATATCTCAGACTCGCTCTTGTAAGTCATGGGGTCGAGCGGTATGGCAGTCTGCAGAATGTCAAACTCAATCTGATTGTCCATGTCTAATACGCAGAGCATGTTGCTGCCGGAGGTCATCGTGGCCGAGTCCTGGAACATTTTCTGGAAGTCTGTGGGAACCCCGGTCAGATTCTCGCCCGTCCGCTCCTCCTCGTCTTCTCCGCAGCACAGCGCCACCTCGTTCTCGTAGCAGAAGGCGCTGGGTGAGTGCGGTGGGAAGAGCGTTTGGGCCCCGCGGTGGCAGCGGCTGTCCGGCGTCTCGGAACGGGACGAAGTGGACGAACGGCGCCCAGTCAGTTCTTTCAACTCCTTAGCGCTGCAGGCAGGCGTCGAGGGAACCTCGTAGGTTTTGTGGAAGTGAGCGTAATCGACCTTGTAGCGGTCGCGGTCCTCAAAGATGACTGGCTCGAATCGGTGACCCCAAAGGATCTCGCGGGAGAGGTAGGAACTTCGGGTTTGCGTGGTCATGGCCGTCGCCTCCACCATTCCCTCCAGGATTACCACGATCTCAAAGTCATCGGACTCAAGGTCCGCTCGGCTCATGGTCCAAAGCGGCGAGTCCTCGTCGATCTCGTGCACAATGACCAAAGGCGACACTAAGAAGAGGCGATCGGTGCCTTCATCGTAGCCCACATTTAGATCCATCTGTTCGAGCGGGATGAACTCGCCTTCAGCCGTCACGTAGGGTCGGATGAGCTGCGCCCGGACGTGAGCCTCAACAATGTGGCTCCGCCGAAGGTTCCCAACTCGCCACATCAAGCACAGCTTCCCGTCGCGCAGCGCAATCACTGCGTTCTGGGAAAAAAGCAAGGTTTGGTTCCTCTTCTTTGGACGTGCCATTTTGGCCATGA contains:
- the LOC127509932 gene encoding ATP-sensitive inward rectifier potassium channel 12-like, translating into MGSNRANRYSIVSPDEEALKISTLGLHNGHGSGRLHSPGEAEGPSAAALAMGTGYNGRISTSGRGQLRSRFVKKNGQCNVVFTNMDDKPWRYLADIFTTCVDIRWRYLLMVFCSTFLVSWFIFGLIFYSVSLAHGDFDNDRGSGGKQWKPCLLHVEGFVGAFLFSIETQTTIGYGWRCVTEECPVAIVTVVVQSIVGCIIDSFMIGTIMAKMARPKKRNQTLLFSQNAVIALRDGKLCLMWRVGNLRRSHIVEAHVRAQLIRPYVTAEGEFIPLEQMDLNVGYDEGTDRLFLVSPLVIVHEIDEDSPLWTMSRADLESDDFEIVVILEGMVEATAMTTQTRSSYLSREILWGHRFEPVIFEDRDRYKVDYAHFHKTYEVPSTPACSAKELKELTGRRSSTSSRSETPDSRCHRGAQTLFPPHSPSAFCYENEVALCCGEDEEERTGENLTGVPTDFQKMFQDSATMTSGSNMLCVLDMDNQIEFDILQTAIPLDPMTYKSESEI